The Zingiber officinale cultivar Zhangliang chromosome 9A, Zo_v1.1, whole genome shotgun sequence genome window below encodes:
- the LOC122020795 gene encoding cyclin-dependent kinase inhibitor 4-like: MGKYMRKARRSGDVAVVEFASYQPSIGVRTRARALAADASTAAATQDSPLAYLELRSRRLEKTLSPPHAFKPKDTPPKESSTIKANPRISPLNAGTPSSGREGSFRSRNSEKGCSSVAEVLCAENNMEPESRERETTPCSLIRNLKTIGTPGSSTRSTFSIASKKGMQNPVKQYIPSNQETEEFFVRLEKLQQQIFIDKYNFDPVNDCPLPGRYEWIKPDS, encoded by the exons ATGGGCAAGTACATGAGGAAAGCCAGGCGCAGCGGCGACGTCGCGGTCGTGGAGTTTGCCTCCTACCAGCCCTCCATCGGCGTCCGCACCCGCGCCCGGGCCCTCGCAGCCGACGCCTCTACTGCCGCTGCTACGCAGGACTCACCCCTTGCTTATCTCGAACTACGAAGTCGCCGTCTAGAGAAGACCCTGTCTCCTCCGCACGCATTCAAGCCCAAGGACACTCCCCCCAAGGAGTCCTCAACAAtaaaggctaaccctaggattagtCCGCTGAACGCCGGCACGCCGAGCTCGGGGAGGGAGGGGTCCTTTAGGTCCAGGAATTCAGAAAAGGGGTGCTCGTCAGTTGCGGAGGTGTTGTGCGCCGAGAACAATATGGAGCCTGAATCGAGAGAAAG AGAGACAACACCATGCAGTTTGATAAGGAATTTGAAGACAATTGGGACACCCGGTTCTTCAACAAGATCCACCTTTTCGATTGCCAGTAAGAAGGGTATGCAAAATCCTGTCAAGCAATACATCCCTTCTAATCAGGAGACAGAAGAGTTTTTTGTTAGGCTAGAGAAACTTCAGCAACAAATATTCATTGACAA GTACAACTTTGATCCCGTGAATGACTGCCCACTCCCAGGACGGTATGAATGGATAAAACCTGACTCCTAG
- the LOC122020794 gene encoding protein NRT1/ PTR FAMILY 5.2-like isoform X2, which yields MCLLTLAVSVSPLKPAYCKENCESASTLQLAVFFGGLYIIALGNGGTKPNISTIGADQFDEFDPKERMHKLSFFNWWMFSIFLGTLFAQTFLVYIQDNVGWTVGYAIPALGLMTSILIFLVGTPYYRHKAPQGSSFTRITKVIVAAIRKWKLSVPNDPRELHEFDLEVYAKKGKFRIDSTNSLRYLNKAALKDGRSTPWSLCPVTQVEEAKQILRLLPILVAMFIPCTMIAQINTLFVKQGTTMNRHVGPYFQIPPASLGAFVTISMLVCVVLYDRFFVKVMRLWTKDPRGITMLKRMGVGLVLQIITMSIASLVERRRLSIARSHGLDKTVGEVPVTIFLLLPQFVLMGLADAFLVVGKIEFFYDQAPESMKSLGTSYSLTATGIGNFLSSSLLRLVANITSSRGKGWILNNLNASHLDYYYAFLTLLSVLNFIYFLFVSKVYSYKSELRESMDMKAEKEVAVGDQKVAMAEM from the coding sequence ATGTGTTTGCTGACGCTAGCAGTGTCGGTCTCACCACTGAAACCCGCATACTGCAAAGAAAACTGTGAGTCAGCTTCAACACTGCAGTTGGCTGTGTTTTTCGGGGGCCTCTACATAATTGCTCTGGGAAACGGTGGAACAAAACCTAACATCTCCACCATCGGAGCCGACCAGTTCGATGAGTTCGACCCCAAGGAGAGGATGCATAAGCTCTCCTTCTTCAACTGGTGGATGTTCAGCATCTTTCTAGGCACATTGTTTGCCCAGACATTTCTGGTCTACATACAGGACAACGTGGGGTGGACAGTGGGGTACGCAATTCCAGCGCTCGGTCTCATGACCTCCATTCTCATCTTTTTGGTTGGCACGCCTTATTACAGGCACAAGGCGCCCCAGGGAAGCTCATTCACCAGGATAACAAAGGTCATAGTGGCTGCCATCAGAAAATGGAAGCTTTCTGTTCCTAATGACCCAAGGGAGCTTCATGAGTTTGATCTAGAAGTGTATGCAAAGAAGGGAAAGTTCAGGATCGACTCCACCAATTCATTAAGGTACCTCAACAAAGCTGCTTTAAAAGACGGCCGGAGTACTCCATGGTCGCTTTGTCCTGTGACGCAAGTGGAAGAAGCTAAACAGATTCTGCGACTGCTGCCCATCTTGGTCGCCATGTTCATCCCCTGCACCATGATCGCTCAGATCAACACCCTCTTCGTCAAGCAAGGAACCACAATGAATCGTCACGTCGGACCGTACTTCCAGATCCCCCCGGCAAGTCTGGGAGCATTCGTGACCATTTCCATGCTAGTGTGTGTTGTTCTTTACGACCGTTTCTTCGTCAAGGTGATGAGGCTGTGGACGAAAGATCCAAGAGGGATCACGATGCTTAAGAGAATGGGAGTTGGACTAGTGCTTCAGATCATTACAATGTCGATTGCGTCACTGGTGGAGAGAAGAAGGCTGAGCATTGCAAGAAGCCACGGACTCGATAAAACAGTTGGGGAAGTTCCGGTTACAATCTTTTTGTTACTCCCTCAGTTTGTGCTCATGGGATTAGCCGATGCCTTTTTGGTGGTTGGGAAGATAGAGTTCTTCTATGACCAAGCTCCGGAAAGCATGAAGAGCCTGGGAACTTCCTACTCCTTGACGGCCACTGGAATTGGCAACTTCCTCAGTAGCTCTCTCCTGAGACTTGTTGCGAACATAACGAGTAGCAGAGGAAAAGGATGGATCTTAAATAATCTGAATGCCTCGCATCTGGACTACTACTACGCGTTCCTCACACTTCTCAGCGTCCTCAACTTCATCTACTTCTTATTTGTGTCTAAAGTCTACTCCTACAAGTCAGAACTACGTGAGTCGATGGATATGAAAGCGGAAAAAGAAGTTGCAGTAGGTGACCAAAAAGTGGCAATGGCTGAAATGTAG
- the LOC122020794 gene encoding protein NRT1/ PTR FAMILY 5.2-like isoform X1, translated as MAEETGGGNVIDQPYAKDGSMDLKGNPVLRSKTGGWTACSFVVVYEVFERMAYYGISANLVIYLTKRLHQGTVEAANNVTNWQGTVFLTPVIGAYVADAFLGRFWTFLIASAVYLSGMCLLTLAVSVSPLKPAYCKENCESASTLQLAVFFGGLYIIALGNGGTKPNISTIGADQFDEFDPKERMHKLSFFNWWMFSIFLGTLFAQTFLVYIQDNVGWTVGYAIPALGLMTSILIFLVGTPYYRHKAPQGSSFTRITKVIVAAIRKWKLSVPNDPRELHEFDLEVYAKKGKFRIDSTNSLRYLNKAALKDGRSTPWSLCPVTQVEEAKQILRLLPILVAMFIPCTMIAQINTLFVKQGTTMNRHVGPYFQIPPASLGAFVTISMLVCVVLYDRFFVKVMRLWTKDPRGITMLKRMGVGLVLQIITMSIASLVERRRLSIARSHGLDKTVGEVPVTIFLLLPQFVLMGLADAFLVVGKIEFFYDQAPESMKSLGTSYSLTATGIGNFLSSSLLRLVANITSSRGKGWILNNLNASHLDYYYAFLTLLSVLNFIYFLFVSKVYSYKSELRESMDMKAEKEVAVGDQKVAMAEM; from the exons ATGGCAGAGGAGACTGGAGGAGGGAATGTTATTGATCAGCCGTACGCTAAGGATGGGTCAATGGATCTGAAGGGCAACCCTGTGCTTCGATCCAAAACAGGAGGATGGACTGCCTGTTCCTTCGTCGTAG TGTATGAGGTCTTTGAAAGGATGGCGTATTATGGGATATCGGCCAACCTGGTGATATATTTGACGAAAAGGCTGCATCAGGGCACGGTGGAGGCCGCCAACAACGTCACCAACTGGCAGGGCACCGTGTTCTTGACGCCGGTGATCGGGGCCTACGTCGCTGACGCTTTTCTCGGAAGATTTTGGACCTTCCTCATCGCCAGCGCCGTCTATCTATCG GGCATGTGTTTGCTGACGCTAGCAGTGTCGGTCTCACCACTGAAACCCGCATACTGCAAAGAAAACTGTGAGTCAGCTTCAACACTGCAGTTGGCTGTGTTTTTCGGGGGCCTCTACATAATTGCTCTGGGAAACGGTGGAACAAAACCTAACATCTCCACCATCGGAGCCGACCAGTTCGATGAGTTCGACCCCAAGGAGAGGATGCATAAGCTCTCCTTCTTCAACTGGTGGATGTTCAGCATCTTTCTAGGCACATTGTTTGCCCAGACATTTCTGGTCTACATACAGGACAACGTGGGGTGGACAGTGGGGTACGCAATTCCAGCGCTCGGTCTCATGACCTCCATTCTCATCTTTTTGGTTGGCACGCCTTATTACAGGCACAAGGCGCCCCAGGGAAGCTCATTCACCAGGATAACAAAGGTCATAGTGGCTGCCATCAGAAAATGGAAGCTTTCTGTTCCTAATGACCCAAGGGAGCTTCATGAGTTTGATCTAGAAGTGTATGCAAAGAAGGGAAAGTTCAGGATCGACTCCACCAATTCATTAAGGTACCTCAACAAAGCTGCTTTAAAAGACGGCCGGAGTACTCCATGGTCGCTTTGTCCTGTGACGCAAGTGGAAGAAGCTAAACAGATTCTGCGACTGCTGCCCATCTTGGTCGCCATGTTCATCCCCTGCACCATGATCGCTCAGATCAACACCCTCTTCGTCAAGCAAGGAACCACAATGAATCGTCACGTCGGACCGTACTTCCAGATCCCCCCGGCAAGTCTGGGAGCATTCGTGACCATTTCCATGCTAGTGTGTGTTGTTCTTTACGACCGTTTCTTCGTCAAGGTGATGAGGCTGTGGACGAAAGATCCAAGAGGGATCACGATGCTTAAGAGAATGGGAGTTGGACTAGTGCTTCAGATCATTACAATGTCGATTGCGTCACTGGTGGAGAGAAGAAGGCTGAGCATTGCAAGAAGCCACGGACTCGATAAAACAGTTGGGGAAGTTCCGGTTACAATCTTTTTGTTACTCCCTCAGTTTGTGCTCATGGGATTAGCCGATGCCTTTTTGGTGGTTGGGAAGATAGAGTTCTTCTATGACCAAGCTCCGGAAAGCATGAAGAGCCTGGGAACTTCCTACTCCTTGACGGCCACTGGAATTGGCAACTTCCTCAGTAGCTCTCTCCTGAGACTTGTTGCGAACATAACGAGTAGCAGAGGAAAAGGATGGATCTTAAATAATCTGAATGCCTCGCATCTGGACTACTACTACGCGTTCCTCACACTTCTCAGCGTCCTCAACTTCATCTACTTCTTATTTGTGTCTAAAGTCTACTCCTACAAGTCAGAACTACGTGAGTCGATGGATATGAAAGCGGAAAAAGAAGTTGCAGTAGGTGACCAAAAAGTGGCAATGGCTGAAATGTAG
- the LOC122021438 gene encoding UDP-glycosyltransferase 92A1-like, with protein sequence MASSAGVVVLFPFMAHGHMNPCLDLARLLSTRYPSLSFILLTTSGNLPHLSRRQLPPSIRPVGLPFRPADHGLPPDADTTFALPQHLVTRFNLAVQDALPTPFRTYLTTLLAASSPLLCLITDMFLAWTAPIAEELGVFHATFYTSGPYAMSIYNSIWINLPHADGRDGDDDEIAVPGLPGVTVRRRQLAPNMRSAESMPDHPNSRFVRHQAECYRHSRAFLWNTAEAIEKPFLDLWAKSNGKPVFAVGPLFAAAGGRGTVVDNRDVAAECLAWLDRHSPRSVVYISFGSQNWLPPEEAAELAAALERQARPFLWAAPAVNQAPPHAAMGQGIGMVARGWVPQRAILGHPAVGAFVSHGGWNSTLESLGFGVPLVFRPIGAEQFCNEKLVVEVLRAGVTTAAGAAEVLEEVMDDGERGREVRRRSREIAEALAAAVANGNVDGGVGESLRALDEFMSLATGQR encoded by the coding sequence ATGGCTTCCAGTGCTGGCGTCGTTGTGTTGTTCCCATTCATGGCGCATGGCCATATGAATCCTTGCCTCGACCTCGCTCGCCTTCTCTCCACGCGATATCCTTCCCTTTCCTTCATCCTCCTCACCACCAGCGGCAACTTGCCCCACCTCTCCCGCCGCCAGCTCCCCCCGAGCATCCGCCCCGTCGGCCTCCCCTTCCGCCCCGCCGACCACGGCCTCCCCCCTGACGCAGACACCACCTTCGCCCTCCCTCAGCATCTCGTCACCCGCTTCAACCTCGCCGTCCAGGACGCCCTCCCCACCCCCTTCCGCACCTACCTCACCACCCTCCTCGCAGCCAGCTCTCCCCTGCTCTGCCTCATCACAGACATGTTTCTCGCCTGGACTGCCCCCATTGCAGAGGAGCTCGGCGTCTTCCATGCCACCTTCTACACCTCCGGTCCATACGCCATGTCCATCTATAATTCCATATGGATCAATCTCCCCCACGCTGATGGCCGCGACGGCGACGACGACGAGATCGCCGTCCCAGGCTTGCCCGGCGTCACTGTGCGCCGCCGCCAGTTGGCGCCCAACATGCGCTCCGCTGAGTCGATGCCGGACCACCCCAACAGCCGGTTCGTGCGCCACCAGGCGGAGTGCTACCGCCATTCTCGCGCCTTTCTGTGGAACACTGCGGAGGCCATCGAGAAACCCTTCCTCGACTTGTGGGCCAAGTCGAACGGGAAACCGGTCTTCGCTGTGGGTCCTCTGTTCGCCGCCGCCGGGGGTCGAGGCACGGTCGTGGACAACAGAGACGTCGCTGCGGAGTGTCTCGCGTGGCTCGACCGCCACTCTCCCCGGTCAGTGGTGTACATATCGTTCGGATCGCAGAACTGGCTGCCACCGGAGGAGGCGGCTGAGTTGGCGGCGGCGTTGGAAAGGCAGGCTAGGCCGTTTCTTTGGGCTGCACCGGCGGTGAACCAAGCGCCGCCACATGCGGCGATGGGACAGGGGATTGGTATGGTGGCGCGCGGATGGGTCCCGCAGAGAGCGATCCTGGGGCACCCAGCGGTGGGAGCGTTCGTGAGCCACGGAGGCTGGAACTCGACTCTGGAGAGCCTTGGGTTCGGAGTTCCCTTGGTGTTCCGGCCGATAGGAGCGGAGCAGTTCTGCAACGAGAAACTCGTCGTGGAAGTGCTGAGGGCGGGGGTGACAACCGCGGCGGGAGCTGCGGAGGTGCTGGAGGAAGTGATGGACGACGGGGAACGGGGCAGAGAGGTGAGGCGCAGGAGCAGGGAGATCGCTGAAGCACTTGCGGCGGCCGTAGCGAACGGGAATGTCGACGGTGGTGTCGGCGAGTCGTTGCGTGCGTTGGATGAGTTCATGAGCTTGGCCACTGGTCAACGTTGA